The DNA segment gagaaggagagagagagagagatagagaggagagggagagagagagagagagagagagagagagggagggggtggagagagagagaagagagagagagagagagagaagagagagaggaggagagagagaggaaggaaggaagaaacagatggagagagaaacaaaggaaggaagaaacagagggagagagagatggggagcgatagagggagtgatagagggagagagagagggggagcgatagagggagagaaacagagggagagagatagagagagaaacagagaaacagagggagagaaacagggggagaaaaacagagacagaaaaacagagggagagagggagacacacccggttggacagaccagagaaagggagaggccaAGAATATGActtaaaacaataacaacagtCATATAAAACGACACAACTTAATGAGTGAGTAAAACCGTGCTATCAATAGCCCAGTGACCTCAGGCATTGTTAACATATAAATGAGTTGTTCTACGTTGTGATTTGGGCCACTGCCTCTGGTCTTTAAcgctgagggatggagagagggggcagtTCAGTAGTGTACAGTTCAGTATAGTGTGTGATTTAGCATTGTTTCTGGTGTATTGTCACTTAGTAAATCTGGCTCATAATGATGACCCATAGATCTTTAGATCTGTGCTTTACAAAGGATGTGTGATTCTTCTCCCCTTTTCAAGATGTGTTTATTGATCGTAAGAGGAGCCTTTGTGGCTCCACGAGGCCCTGACATACAAACTCTTCTTCACATGAGACCATTACAGTATTTCTGATGTTCTCACACAGTGAAAAGCAGGAAGCCACTGAAGATGTTTTGATTATATGTGTTGTCATAGAGCCGGAAGCTCGCAGGGAGACACATGTACACCACGTCTCCCTCCTCCAGCTCCAGAATGACTCCATTAGATAAATGGACCCAGTATCCGTGGCTATTGTAATGATAGTTAGACATGATCGCCTGCCCATTCTTTAACATGGATATACCCATGTAATCTGAACTACGCCCATGTTGAGCAGCGGTGAATCTGATGTAGTAGACTCCTCCCACTGGTGCTGTGAAGGCACCTGCAGCAGAGGACAAGAAGAGAGGGGTCAACTCTTTACTTTTCTCCACTTCAATTCTGGCACACGGAATAACACCTCTGGACAGAAACAGGTAGCTTACCTGTAATTGGGCTGTAGGCCTTGCCGATGTTGGTGATGACTCTGGTGTAGACCAGGTTGGCGTCAGTATTGAAAGGGCCTATGGGTCCATTATTGTTCAAACCAGCAGCAGAGAAAGCCACTTTTGGTCTGTCTGTGAACacaggagagaaaacacacagtcCCATTTAGAGAGTGTTCACTCTGTTCTGTCCCCACGGTGATAGTTCAGTGGAATGCTCCGTGACTGAAACAACAACAGGCTGATACGCTAGATGTGGGCCATGTGAGCTGTAGTTCTTCTCTCAACGGCCGGGTCTGGATCTTTCATTACCTGTGTTCTGTCTCTTCAGTTCCTCAACATCATTCTTGGTGGTGGTCAGCTCTCTCTCYCTGGCTCTCAGTCTGGCCTCCAGGGCTGAAGAAGATCAAAGACACACCAATATTCCACCAGCAAAATATGAAACATGTTTTGTGGTTTAGTAATGATATTGATTCAACTAatgtatacagaacaaaaatataaacgcaacatgtaaagtgttggtcccatgtttcacgagctgaaataaaagattttccgtatgcacaaaaagcttatttctctcaaatgctgtgcacaaatttgtttacatccctgttagtgagcatttctccattgccaagataatccatccacctgacaggtgtggcatatataggagctgattaaacagtatgatcattacacaggtgcaccttgtgctgggggcaataaaaggccactctaaaatgtgcagttttgtcacaacacaatgccacagatgtatcaagttttgatactgactgcaggaatgtccaccagagctgttgccagagaattgaatgttcatttctctaccataagccacctccaacgttgttttagagaatttggcagcacatccaaccggtctcacgaccgcagaccatgtgtaacaacgccagcccatgacctccacatccggcttcttcttcgtctgcgggatcgtctgagaccagccacccggacagctgatgaaactgaggagtatttctgtctgtaataaagcccttttgtgtggaaaaaaaaTCATTCTGATTGGATGGGCCTTGCTTCCCAgtgggcctgggaaggcataggcccacccacttgggggccaggcccacccatggctgcgcccctgcccagtcatgtaaaatccatagatcagggcctaatgaatttatttcaattgactgacatccgtatatgaactgtaactcagtagaattgttgaagttgttgcatttatatttttgttcagtttatatagaTCAATGTTACCTGCATTATCTTTTTCCAGTTCCGCCACTTTGGCCTTAGTGACCATCAGCTGGATTCTTAGYTCCatcactgtgtttttctgtgtctcTACCTCACCCTCACAGGCTGTCACTCTGCCCTCCATCgtcctcagtttctctctctgctccaccacCATGTCTCTCAGCCCCTTCATCTCATCCCAGATGTCAGGTTGCATGGTCGTACATTCGCTGGTCACCTCTGTAGCTCCGGTCCCTcggctctctctccctgcacGGTGTCCCTGTTGAGTGATGTCACTCTCTCTGACCCGTCCACTCTCCTCCTGAGTCcatgccccagacagacagaacagcaacacCAGCAGAGCTACAGCACCCCTCATTCTGATACAATACCTCTTCAGATATGATGCACTTTATGAGGCTCAGACCCCCtccttataaacacacacatcagtTAAACAGTACGTGTACAAGAGACACGTCATTAAAAAGTCAAGGTTAAAACAAGAAGATTTGATCACGTTTTGGGGCTGGTCAGCTCTATCAATGTTGTATAAGACTGTGAGACGTCTGCACCTGTTGTTTAGTGAAGGATCCCCTGACGTCAGCTGTTGTCAACTACCTGCTGCTATCGTGTTGGAATGTTGTTGCGCTTAAAAGCAGGGTGCTTTTTCAGACCAAGACGAGAATGTTTTGGTGACGGAATGTTGCTGCtcttgtaacagtttaactttagtctgtcccctcgccccgacccgggtgcgaaccagggaccctctgcacacatcaacaacagtcacccacgaagcatcattacccatcgctccacaaaggccgcggcccttgcagaacatggggaaccactacttcaaggtctcagagcaagtgacgtcaccgattgaaaggctattagcgcgRaccaccgctaactagctagccatttcacatccgttacactcttCCTTAGAGCTGCGCCGTCCAAAAACAAtagtgtgtgtttgactgtgtgtctACGTGTTCCTTCCTAAGCAGCACATGCACAGGAGACAGGTCACTCAACGGAGAAATGGAAACTATAGCCAGGGACATTCTGATAAGACTCGCCTCGCAAGCAGGTCAGCCCGTGTTGTATAAGACCGTGAGAAGGCTGCAACTGTTGTTTAGGAAATTATCTATAACGAAGTGAACCAGAATTCTCTCCTACATACAGCTCACTAATAGTATTTACAATTGACTAACCGTACAACATACTATTAACACATTGGAGACTGTGTGTAGTAGGTTTAACAAAATAGCCGAARGTAAACgaagatatttaaatgttttagcatagtttttaatgttttgtcctTTACTGCAAACACCTGACCCATAATCACGACCCCTTCGGTGGTTGGATCAGTACTTTACAAAAGATGCACGATTCTACTTGTTGTCAAGACGTTTTTATTGATAGAAGTAAGAGGAGCCATTTTGGCTCACATTAGACCCTTACAAGCATCCATGACGTTCTCACACAGTGAAGAGCAGGAAGCCACTGAAGGTGTTGCGATTTTCTCTGCTATCAACGAGCCTGTTCCCTAAAGGGAGACGCATGTACACCACATCTCCCTCCTCTAGCGCTATACTGAGTCCATTAGACAGTCTCATAACCTCCAGCATTATTTCCCTGACTATACATGATACTCTGCCCATTCTTGGACATGGATATACCCATGTACTCCAAACTCCCAGTATGAGAAGCAGTGACTCGGATGTAGTAGACTCRTCTCACTGGTGCTGTGAAGGCACCTGCAGCAGAGGACAAGAAGAGAAGGGTCAACTCATTACTTTTCTCCACTTCAACTCGGGCACGCGGAAGGACAGAAACAGGTATCTCCCGGCTGTCACTCGGTGAAAGTTACCTGTAATCGGGCTGTAGGCCTTGCTGATGTTGGTGATGACCCTGGAGTATACCAGTGTGGTTTCCGTATTGAATGGGCCTACAGATCCTGAATCAGTCAAACCAGCAGAGAAAGCTACCTTTGGTCTGTCTGTGAACACAGGAGAGGAAACACTGTCCCAGTTAGAGAGCATTCACTTTGTTCTGTCCTTTAGatgatgtacactacatgaccaaaggtatgtggacacctgctcgtRGAATATCTcagtccaaaatcatgggcattaaaattgagtttccccccccctttgctgctataacagcctccactcttctaggaaggctttccactagaagttggaacattgcttccattcagccacaagagcattattgaggtc comes from the Salvelinus sp. IW2-2015 unplaced genomic scaffold, ASM291031v2 Un_scaffold4711, whole genome shotgun sequence genome and includes:
- the LOC112077578 gene encoding uncharacterized protein; this encodes MLHLSVSTEVRLRPVRDRPPDRPKVAFSAGLTDSGSVGPFNTETTLVYSRVITNISKAYSPITGAFTAPVRXVYYIRVTASHTGSLEYMGISMSKNGQSIMYSQGNNAGGYETVYASYLKRYCIRMRGAVALLVLLFCLSGAWTQEESGRVRESDITQQGHRAGRESRGTGATEVTSECTTMQPDIWDEMKGLRDMVVEQREKLRTMEGRVTACEGEVETQKNTVMELRIQLMVTKAKVAELEKDNAALEARLRARERELTTTKNDVEELKRQNTDRPKVAFSAAGLNNNGPIGPFNTDANLVYTRVITNIGKAYSPITGAFTAPVGGVYYIRFTAAQHGRSSDYMGISMLKNGQAIMSNYHYNSHGYWVHLSNGVILELEEGDVVYMCLPASFRLYDNTYNQNIFSGFLLFTV